The following coding sequences lie in one Arachis stenosperma cultivar V10309 chromosome 5, arast.V10309.gnm1.PFL2, whole genome shotgun sequence genomic window:
- the LOC130982550 gene encoding protein ASPARTIC PROTEASE IN GUARD CELL 1-like encodes MAPLLLLFFIFFASSSPLTHSRTRPLKTTTLDVASSLQKTTRNGPTSYSLKTQPSESTLSLQLLSRASIQKHHSYTNNYKLFTLSLLERDSARVKVIETRLDLALKRVSRTDLHPAESMTELDPEEMQGPLISGTSQGSGEYFVRVGIGNPPSQAYLVIDTGSDVSWIQCAPCADCYDQADPIFQPDSSASYAPIPCAAAQCKSLDLSECRNGTCLYEVSYGDGSFTVGDFATETITLGSVSVPNVAIGCGHNNEGLFVGAAGLLGLGGGPLSFPAQLNATSFSYCLVDRDSDHASTLEFHSALSHYAVTAPLRRNKEMNTFYYVGLTGIGVGGEVLPIPEASFEVDSTGAGGVIVDSGTAVTRLKEEVYDVLRDAFLSGTKGLQRANGVALFDTCYDLSSKSSVEVPTVSFHFPGGRELPLPAKNYLIPVDSVGTFCFAFAPTTSSLSIIGNVQQQGTRVIFDVANWVVGFSVDSC; translated from the coding sequence ATGGCACCTCTCTTACTCCTTTTCTTTATCTTCTTCGCCTCTTCTTCTCCACTAACACACTCTCGAACCAGGCCCCTCAAAACGACAACGCTCGACGTCGCTTCATCCCTTCAGAAAACCACCCGTAATGGCCCCACTTCATACTCCCTAAAAACACAACCTTCAGAATCTACACTCTCCCTTCAACTCCTTTCTCGCGCTTCAATTCAAAAGCACCACTCATACACGAACAACTACAAGTTATTCACACTCTCATTACTCGAGCGCGACTCAGCCCGAGTCAAGGTCATAGAAACTCGCCTAGATCTCGCTCTGAAACGAGTTTCGCGCACGGATCTTCACCCGGCCGAGTCGATGACCGAGTTAGACCCGGAGGAAATGCAAGGACCGTTGATATCCGGAACGAGTCAAGGAAGCGGCGAGTACTTCGTTCGAGTCGGAATCGGTAACCCGCCAAGTCAAGCTTACCTGGTCATCGACACGGGCAGCGACGTAAGCTGGATCCAGTGCGCACCTTGCGCCGACTGCTATGACCAAGCTGATCCAATATTCCAGCCGGATTCATCGGCTTCCTATGCACCAATCCCCTGCGCCGCGGCACAGTGCAAGTCCCTAGACCTCTCCGAGTGCCGTAACGGAACCTGCCTCTACGAGGTTTCTTATGGCGACGGTTCTTTCACAGTCGGCGACTTCGCGACGGAGACCATTACGCTCGGCTCCGTTTCAGTCCCCAACGTAGCCATCGGCTGCGGCCACAACAACGAAGGCTTGTTCGTCGGAGCTGCTGGCTTGCTCGGCCTCGGAGGCGGCCCGTTGTCTTTCCCGGCTCAGCTCAACGCCACTTCATTTTCCTACTGTCTCGTGGACCGCGATTCTGACCATGCTTCAACTCTCGAGTTTCACTCGGCATTATCTCATTACGCCGTCACGGCGCCTTTACGGCGGAACAAGGAGATGAACACATTCTATTATGTTGGACTGACCGGAATTGGTGTGGGCGGTGAGGTACTTCCTATTCCGGAGGCGAGTTTCGAGGTGGATAGCACCGGCGCCGGAGGTGTTATTGTGGATTCTGGGACGGCTGTGACGAGGTTAAAAGAGGAGGTGTACGACGTTCTGAGGGATGCGTTTCTGAGCGGGACAAAAGGGTTGCAGAGGGCGAACGGTGTGGCGTTGTTTGATACTTGCTACGACTTGTCGTCTAAGTCGAGCGTTGAGGTTCCGACGGTGTCGTTTCATTTTCCTGGGGGGAGGGAGTTACCGTTACCGGCGAAGAATTACCTGATACCGGTTGACTCGGTGGGGACGTTCTGCTTTGCCTTCGCCCCCACTACGTCTTCCTTGTCGATAATTGGGAATGTTCAGCAGCAAGGGACACGTGTCATTTTCGACGTCGCTAACTGGGTCGTTGGATTCTCTGTCGATAGCTGCTAG